In Ascochyta rabiei chromosome 11, complete sequence, the following are encoded in one genomic region:
- a CDS encoding Nitrilase translates to MPQLLKLASAQARTLETTEETLRALEATTKRAAAEDVDVLLFPETYLGGYPRTCDFGAAVGARAPEGREQYLAYFHDAVDLGDTPAGAGQDWVEKKLELPRGKKYRGDGVREELERIARETGVFVVTGLVERCAGTLYCAAVFVCPKFGVLGKRRKVMPTGSERLVWGQGSASTLRAVTTEIKGVKLCMGSAICWENYMPLLRQSLYSQNVNLWFAPTADARDTWESLVRTIGCEGRCFVISANQCVKRKHLPSWIKNGKKTQQSDSSPARSEPPKASTGRRKSTIVVTEEQNEICLPLRDGNTEHQTTNGDASAIDSGSSPLRNEVEQPLSPKQTAANEVASSSPDDEDYVSRGGSCIISPLGEVIAGPIWEKEDELLITEVDFEDCERGRLDFDSAGSYSRSDSFKLSVQGLDLNPPPQ, encoded by the coding sequence ATGCCGCAGCTCCTCAAGCTTGCATCTGCGCAAGCTCGCACCCTTGAAACCACAGAAGAAACGCTCCGCGCCCTCGAAGCCACCACAAAGCGTGCTGCGGCTGAGGATGTCGATGTCCTTCTCTTTCCAGAAACATACCTCGGTGGCTATCCGCGTACCTGCGACTTTGGAGCTGCCGTCGGCGCACGTGCGCCCGAAGGTCGCGAGCAATACCTGGCATATTTCCACGATGCTGTAGACCTTGGAGATACGCCGGCTGGCGCGGGTCAGGACTGGGTGGAAAAAAAGCTGGAGCTGCCCCGCGGCAAGAAGTACCGAGGCGACGGCGTTAGAGAAGAGCTGGAGCGCATTGCGCGCGAGACAGGCGTCTTTGTCGTCACTGGACTTGTCGAGCGATGCGCAGGCACACTGTACTGTGCAGCCGTTTTTGTATGTCCTAAATTTGGTGTCTTGGGCAAAAGACGCAAGGTCATGCCCACCGGCTCTGAACGCTTGGTATGGGGTCAGGGCTCAGCATCGACATTGCGAGCCGTCACAACGGAGATCAAGGGCGTAAAGCTATGTATGGGGTCCGCTATCTGCTGGGAGAATTACATGCCTCTTCTGCGACAGAGCCTGTATAGTCAGAACGTCAACCTCTGGTTCGCGCCTACAGCAGACGCAAGAGATACCTGGGAGTCGCTCGTCCGCACAATTGGCTGCGAGGGACGATGCTTCGTCATAAGCGCCAATCAGTGCGTGAAGCGGAAGCATCTACCAAGCTGGATCAAGAATGGGAAGAAGACCCAGCAGAGCGACAGCTCGCCTGCACGATCCGAGCCTCCAAAGGCATCAACAGGACGGAGAAAGAGCACAATCGTCGTCACGGAAGAGCAGAACGAAATCTGCCTACCTCTGCGCGACGGCAACACCGAACACCAAACGACCAACGGCGACGCTTCAGCCATTGACTCTGGCTCTTCGCCCCTCCGCAACGAAGTCGAACAGCCTCTCAGTCCCAAGCAGACTGCCGCCAACGAGGTCGCGTCCTCTTCACCCGACGATGAAGACTATGTCTCAAGAGGCGGGTCGTGCATCATCTCGCCACTGGGCGAGGTCATTGCTGGACCAATCTGGGAGAAGGAAGATGAGCTGCTGATCACGGAAGTGGACTTTGAAGATTGCGAGAGAGGCAGACTCGACTTTGATTCTGCAGGAAGTTACTCAAGGTCAGACAGCTTCAAGCTGAGCGTCCAAGGACTGGATCTTAATCCGCCACCGCAATAG